One window of the Granulicella arctica genome contains the following:
- a CDS encoding SDR family NAD(P)-dependent oxidoreductase, translating into MGKLEGKVAVITAATSGMALATAKLFVEEGAYVFVTGRRQAKLDEAVQEIGKNVTGVQGDAANLSDLDRLYTTVAREKGKIDILFASAGVGELAKLEDVTEEHFDKTFNLNVRGTLFTVQKALPLFNDKGSVIMNGSIASIKSSPALGTYGASKAAIRAFARTWLVELKDRGIRVNVLSPGTIDTPVLDPFGPDVKERFRSRVPRGELGRPEEIASVALFLASADSSFVNGVELFVDGGAAQI; encoded by the coding sequence ATGGGAAAACTTGAAGGAAAAGTGGCAGTCATCACTGCAGCGACTTCCGGTATGGCACTCGCTACGGCGAAGCTCTTCGTCGAGGAGGGAGCTTACGTCTTCGTGACAGGTCGGCGGCAGGCGAAGCTAGATGAGGCCGTACAGGAAATTGGAAAGAACGTCACGGGCGTACAAGGTGATGCCGCCAATCTGAGCGACCTTGATCGGCTCTACACGACTGTAGCGCGAGAGAAGGGGAAGATCGATATTCTCTTCGCCAGCGCCGGTGTAGGCGAGTTAGCGAAACTGGAGGATGTGACCGAGGAACATTTTGATAAAACGTTCAATCTGAATGTGCGAGGAACTCTTTTCACGGTTCAAAAGGCCCTACCGCTATTCAACGACAAGGGATCAGTCATTATGAATGGATCGATCGCCAGCATCAAGAGTTCGCCCGCCCTCGGTACGTACGGTGCCAGCAAGGCGGCCATTCGCGCGTTTGCCCGTACTTGGCTAGTCGAGCTAAAAGACCGGGGTATTCGAGTAAATGTTCTCAGCCCCGGCACCATCGACACTCCTGTGCTCGATCCTTTCGGGCCGGACGTCAAAGAGCGTTTCAGATCAAGGGTGCCGCGCGGTGAACTGGGGCGCCCGGAAGAGATTGCGTCCGTCGCACTCTTTCTGGCGTCTGCCGACTCGAGCTTTGTCAACGGCGTCGAACTATTTGTGGATGGTGGAGCCGCGCAGATTTAA
- a CDS encoding ATP-binding protein, whose amino-acid sequence MATALTDTPVVMLIGPRQCGKTTLVQQFADKDREYVTLDDDTVLEAARNDPAGFVRGFDLVTIDEVQRAPELLRAIKRSVDNDRRAGRFLLTGSANILTLPQVSESLAGRMEIVNLMPISRAETLGKEPSFLKMAFNGKLVKPGPDIEGDQLVHAVLVGGYPEMLRREDFRRRQAWARDYVKAIVQRDVRDIAEVEKLDQLPRLLQVLAHQSGQLTNFTQIGGQIGMDDKTTRKYTGILEQLFLVQRVSPWFRNELKRLIKTPKLHFVDSGLLATLLALTTEQIAKDRSTFGALLETFVFAEVMKQITWSDEGYTLHHYRDKDQDEIDIVVEDEHGALVGVEVKASATVHASDFKGIKKLLDICGDDLKLGIVMYDGTKVVPFGDRLFAAPISCLWV is encoded by the coding sequence GTGGCCACTGCCCTCACTGACACTCCCGTGGTTATGCTGATAGGACCACGACAGTGCGGCAAGACGACGCTTGTCCAACAGTTCGCCGATAAGGACCGCGAGTATGTGACCTTGGATGACGACACGGTGCTTGAAGCCGCTCGCAACGATCCCGCTGGCTTTGTCCGTGGATTCGATCTGGTCACCATCGACGAAGTGCAAAGAGCCCCGGAACTTCTGAGAGCCATCAAGAGATCCGTTGATAACGACCGCAGAGCAGGCCGTTTCCTGCTGACGGGATCTGCCAACATTCTCACTCTTCCTCAAGTGTCCGAGAGCCTTGCAGGCCGCATGGAAATCGTAAACCTGATGCCGATTTCCAGAGCCGAAACACTCGGCAAAGAGCCCAGCTTCCTGAAGATGGCATTCAATGGCAAGTTGGTGAAGCCAGGGCCGGATATCGAAGGCGATCAGCTTGTCCATGCGGTGCTAGTAGGCGGCTACCCGGAGATGCTGCGAAGAGAAGACTTTCGGCGACGTCAGGCTTGGGCTCGCGACTATGTGAAGGCGATCGTACAGAGGGATGTGCGGGATATTGCGGAAGTAGAGAAGCTGGATCAGTTGCCGCGCCTGCTCCAGGTACTTGCCCACCAGTCCGGGCAGCTTACCAACTTCACTCAAATCGGCGGACAGATCGGGATGGACGACAAGACGACGAGAAAATACACCGGCATCCTTGAACAGCTCTTTCTCGTGCAGCGGGTCTCCCCGTGGTTCCGCAATGAACTGAAGAGACTGATCAAGACCCCAAAATTGCATTTTGTCGACTCTGGGTTGCTTGCCACCTTGCTGGCATTGACTACTGAGCAGATAGCAAAGGACCGCTCAACGTTTGGTGCGTTGCTGGAAACATTTGTATTTGCCGAAGTCATGAAGCAGATCACATGGTCCGACGAAGGCTATACGCTCCATCACTATCGGGATAAGGATCAGGATGAGATTGACATCGTCGTAGAGGATGAACACGGCGCACTAGTCGGTGTTGAGGTCAAAGCAAGCGCAACCGTCCACGCGAGCGACTTCAAAGGGATCAAAAAGCTGTTGGACATTTGTGGTGATGACCTGAAACTTGGAATCGTAATGTACGACGGAACGAAGGTGGTCCCTTTCGGGGATCGCCTATTCGCCGCTCCTATATCTTGCCTGTGGGTTTGA
- a CDS encoding NHL domain-containing protein produces the protein MRLTILRRLAQYSGSILVPVQATLSVMLLALLAPTVSAQSTPAAQYVPMVTTYAGGAVVPLCSGATDTYGDGCVSTQTILNGPTTGEADAAGNLYFADFGDNVIHRMDINTGVMTVVAGQLYATGATAPSVCATATDSLGDGCLATQAVFNAPRCVRFDRDGDMVIADVVNQVIRRVDHTTGIITVLMGQPGTAKRIVPNNAKPTTPLTTSLDNPYIFMFDPAGNMFVSNSTGDTVLMAAAINGVIDPNNSEVYGVAGTGAAAASPAADGNGGLATSSKLLTPRGLALDSAENVYIGDYGDEQVRQVTSPGANGQFTLANINAGLITNLVGTGTVGTTGDGGIGTSAETASPQGLGFDNAGTLYIEQYSSGNDYIRNFNILTGVVNAFAGTGAASETGDGGPAATATFFTPTGIKANIGGRLTVFDTSNNRVRNIYPTPFFEPVMVGTSASQNAELQAVAAFTPSTVRVTGKEFTLGTLSGCSLGAALSANAYCTIPLTFTPKGPGLRTAQLAVIDSNNSVYLDPVQGIGRAPAAAFYGAPITTIAGNGNPGNSGNGSAPASATVNAPQGGTFDGQGNYFFADTGNNVVREITTSTGNISVVAGNGSAGYGGDGSAATAGQLNGPTGVAVDAAGNLFISDSKNNRIREVSAATTLLSTIAGTGASGYAGDNGYAASATLNNPTGIALDNTGVLYVADTGNHALRAFSTHNGIVVTLAGTGRQGYAGDGSVPQLALLNAPSAVAIDLNGNIFVADTGNAVIRKVTPILAGIINFQGSISTYAGVTGGSSNSGDGGPAISADLLTPTGVATDAAGDLYIAAGNQVRMVAPSGTITTIAGRNGPGSYSGEGASAVAALIPGPAQSLAVDPIGNVYLSDTAGNRILSIAGSAAAAIPFGYQVINTASSPQSVTLYNPGNQTLALSSMSASTGYALSGSGAAACSTTTMLAAGASCVLTVTFTPSSLANSTGQITLTDNALNDPGSTQTVALSGTGVAHLNTTTTVVTYSPIAPVYGQTITLTATVTGPTTPTGTVSFVVNGRSATAVTLNANGQASLQIAPSTGAATITANYLGDMKNASSTGSVSFMVAPAVLTVTAANQSIYPTQALPALTYAITGFVSNDTVATTVTGTPILSTTETTASLAGSYPITVTQGTLAATNYSFSTVSGVLTLLPPMFSLSASPASLSIASGQVGSTTITLTPSPGYTGTVTLSCGTLPSDVICTFNASTIAVDPSGAQTTQLTISTNNRSEVASIGAMPHGGPVEIVLGVLSLFALPWAAKRRGVLSGITSLMLFAALFASITGCAPPSQKASSSTGSITITATDLTSRVARSAALGLTIQ, from the coding sequence CCAACTCTATGCAACGGGAGCTACCGCGCCCTCTGTATGCGCCACCGCGACCGACTCGCTGGGCGATGGCTGCCTGGCGACGCAGGCGGTCTTCAATGCGCCACGATGTGTACGCTTCGATCGTGACGGAGACATGGTCATCGCAGACGTGGTCAACCAGGTCATCCGACGTGTCGACCACACGACTGGCATCATCACAGTGCTGATGGGTCAGCCAGGCACGGCCAAACGGATCGTTCCAAACAACGCTAAACCCACCACTCCGCTGACTACCTCTCTCGATAACCCGTACATCTTCATGTTCGATCCGGCAGGTAACATGTTCGTCTCGAACTCCACTGGCGACACCGTGCTGATGGCGGCAGCAATCAACGGTGTGATTGACCCGAATAACAGCGAGGTGTACGGCGTAGCAGGTACGGGAGCAGCCGCGGCAAGCCCTGCAGCAGACGGCAACGGTGGACTTGCCACCTCGTCCAAGCTCCTCACGCCGCGTGGTCTGGCCCTCGACTCTGCTGAAAACGTCTACATCGGCGACTACGGCGACGAGCAGGTGCGGCAGGTGACCTCACCCGGTGCCAACGGGCAGTTCACGCTAGCAAACATCAATGCGGGCCTGATCACGAATCTGGTGGGCACAGGCACAGTGGGCACAACCGGCGACGGTGGCATTGGAACCAGCGCCGAGACTGCCTCACCGCAAGGACTAGGCTTCGATAACGCGGGTACGCTCTACATCGAGCAGTACAGCAGCGGAAACGACTACATCCGTAACTTCAACATCCTGACCGGCGTGGTCAATGCCTTCGCAGGCACCGGTGCCGCGAGTGAAACGGGCGACGGTGGACCGGCGGCAACTGCAACCTTCTTCACTCCCACAGGGATCAAGGCCAACATCGGCGGACGCCTGACCGTCTTCGACACGTCAAACAATCGCGTCCGCAATATCTATCCGACGCCATTCTTTGAACCCGTTATGGTTGGGACTTCGGCTTCGCAAAATGCCGAGTTGCAGGCGGTTGCAGCGTTTACGCCCTCGACCGTGAGAGTCACCGGTAAAGAGTTCACCCTCGGTACACTTTCAGGCTGCAGCCTGGGTGCGGCGCTTTCGGCTAACGCCTACTGCACGATTCCGCTCACCTTCACGCCCAAGGGACCCGGCCTGCGTACCGCGCAACTCGCGGTAATTGACTCCAACAACAGCGTGTATCTCGATCCGGTGCAGGGCATCGGCCGCGCACCGGCGGCAGCTTTTTACGGCGCTCCCATCACGACGATTGCCGGAAACGGGAACCCAGGCAACAGCGGCAATGGTTCCGCACCTGCGTCAGCGACGGTCAATGCACCGCAGGGAGGCACGTTCGATGGACAGGGCAACTACTTCTTCGCGGACACCGGCAACAACGTGGTGCGCGAGATAACCACGTCTACAGGAAACATTTCGGTTGTCGCTGGCAACGGCAGCGCAGGCTACGGTGGCGACGGCTCTGCCGCGACCGCCGGCCAACTGAATGGACCCACCGGCGTAGCGGTTGACGCCGCCGGTAATCTCTTCATCTCTGACTCGAAGAACAATCGCATTCGCGAAGTCTCCGCCGCGACGACTCTGCTCTCCACCATCGCAGGTACAGGCGCCTCGGGTTACGCAGGCGATAACGGCTATGCGGCCTCCGCTACGTTGAACAATCCAACCGGCATCGCACTGGACAACACCGGCGTCCTCTATGTGGCCGACACAGGCAACCATGCCTTGCGGGCCTTCAGCACCCATAACGGCATAGTGGTGACGTTGGCAGGCACCGGAAGACAGGGCTACGCAGGCGACGGCAGCGTCCCGCAGCTTGCCTTGCTCAATGCGCCGAGTGCAGTCGCCATCGATCTAAACGGCAACATATTCGTTGCGGACACAGGCAATGCAGTGATCCGCAAAGTCACACCGATCCTTGCAGGCATTATCAACTTCCAGGGCTCCATCTCGACCTACGCGGGCGTGACCGGCGGCTCCTCCAACAGTGGAGACGGCGGACCAGCCATCTCAGCGGACCTGCTGACGCCTACGGGTGTCGCGACCGATGCAGCCGGCGATCTTTATATCGCTGCCGGTAACCAGGTGCGGATGGTCGCGCCGAGTGGCACGATCACCACGATCGCAGGTAGAAATGGGCCCGGCAGCTATAGCGGCGAGGGAGCGAGTGCGGTGGCAGCTCTAATCCCTGGACCGGCGCAGTCGTTGGCGGTGGACCCGATTGGAAATGTATACCTGTCCGACACTGCCGGGAATCGCATCCTCTCCATCGCGGGCTCCGCCGCCGCGGCCATCCCCTTCGGCTACCAGGTGATAAACACCGCGAGTAGTCCGCAGAGCGTGACCCTGTATAACCCAGGCAACCAGACATTGGCGCTCTCGAGCATGAGTGCATCCACCGGCTATGCGCTCTCGGGTAGTGGTGCAGCGGCTTGCAGCACAACGACAATGCTTGCGGCAGGTGCCTCGTGCGTGCTGACTGTCACCTTCACCCCATCGTCGCTTGCGAACTCCACGGGACAGATTACGCTCACCGACAACGCACTCAACGACCCAGGCTCCACGCAGACAGTCGCGCTCAGCGGCACGGGTGTCGCTCATCTCAACACGACGACCACCGTTGTAACCTACAGCCCTATCGCCCCGGTCTACGGGCAGACCATCACGTTGACCGCAACCGTGACGGGACCAACCACGCCAACCGGCACGGTGAGTTTTGTAGTGAACGGCAGATCGGCGACTGCTGTGACGCTCAATGCCAACGGACAGGCAAGTCTGCAGATCGCTCCCAGTACGGGCGCAGCGACGATCACAGCGAACTACCTCGGCGATATGAAGAACGCCAGCAGCACGGGTTCGGTAAGTTTCATGGTCGCGCCGGCTGTGCTCACCGTCACCGCAGCCAACCAATCCATCTACCCAACGCAAGCGCTCCCGGCACTGACCTACGCAATTACGGGCTTCGTGAGCAATGATACGGTAGCCACGACCGTCACCGGTACTCCGATACTTTCGACCACCGAGACGACCGCATCGTTGGCAGGGTCGTATCCAATCACAGTCACTCAGGGAACGCTCGCAGCCACCAACTACAGCTTCAGCACCGTCAGCGGCGTGCTCACATTGCTTCCTCCTATGTTCTCGCTCAGCGCCTCTCCTGCGTCACTCAGCATCGCCTCCGGCCAGGTGGGCTCCACCACAATTACGCTGACTCCCTCGCCCGGCTACACAGGAACCGTCACCCTGAGCTGCGGCACTCTACCCTCCGACGTGATCTGCACATTCAATGCATCGACAATCGCAGTAGATCCCAGTGGCGCCCAGACCACTCAGCTCACAATCTCCACAAACAATCGTTCCGAGGTCGCATCGATTGGAGCGATGCCCCATGGTGGTCCGGTTGAAATCGTCTTGGGCGTGCTTTCCCTCTTCGCGCTGCCCTGGGCGGCAAAGCGGCGGGGAGTGCTGAGCGGGATCACCTCCCTGATGCTGTTCGCCGCGTTGTTCGCTTCAATTACCGGCTGTGCTCCGCCTTCGCAGAAGGCATCCTCGTCAACCGGAAGCATCACAATTACCGCAACAGATCTGACGTCAAGAGTCGCACGTAGCGCTGCGCTTGGCCTCACGATCCAGTAA